The Solanum dulcamara chromosome 2, daSolDulc1.2, whole genome shotgun sequence region TATACCAAATTTGAAACTAACTAAGATCAAGGAGAAATTAAAGGGATTAATAACTTACAGCTTCAATATCAATCTTGTAAACAAGAAGCTTTCTTCTTTCCCTACAGCTAATTCTATAAGCCACCACTACATGAGCAACAGCCAACGCTAATGAGCATACGAACAACGCCGTCTCCATAGCTCGAGCATATCCTCCTCGATCTATACTCGAACTATGTGCAAATACATATGAAGCCTTCAAGGACACAAACATCAAAGATGAAACTGAACAAATTGTTGCAATCCCCAAGTATGGCCCTCTTGATAGCCTTGGTCCATCACATAAGCTATAAACACCTATAACCAAATCAACAaaaaattcattcttttcagTATTCAACATACCAATTGATCATAAGTTTATAATAACCCTTTTGACAAAATACTTGATTTTCCGAAAAAATAATCGAATCTGAGCTAACCAATTCAAAAACAGAACGATTAACATAAATAGCCCATCCACCCAACCAATTGATCATAACCCGTTTGACAAAATGTTTGAACCAAATTCAAAATACTAAAAACAACCAAAACTATTTTCCGTCAACTGAACTATGTGTGAATTGCTGAGAAATACAAATTATGAAATGTTTTTACTTACATAGAATGATGACGGACCTAACGATGGAGATAAGAGGGATATCAATAAGTGAAAACCGAAAATCGTAGTCGCTTAGATAAGAAGAAAGAGTTTGAAAAGATAGAGAATATGGTGAAATAGAAGCAGATAATAAGAGTGAAGGAAGAAGTGTATCTGCAATTACAAGAAGAATTGGTGCAGAAAAAAGGAGAAATGATATCAAcatagaaatcaagaaaaaaagagttttgACCCATCTCAAAACTTTGGTTCTTCTATCTTCTTTCAAAAAACCCATCTTGAATTTTTCCTTTCTGATGAGAGATTTTGGGTTCTTTGTGTGGGTTTTTGGTGCCGAGAAATGGTGGGAAAAGGGGTTAAAAGAGGAGAATTTTGGGAAAGGCAGGCCAAGTGTTTGATGATTTGACTCAGAGAAAAAATTAGGAAGATGACTTGAAATATGCACGCAAAAGGTACCAGTCAAATATAGGAAGCTGCATTCGGCTGCTTATTGTGTCATTGCGCCTAAAAATATTACTTATAAAAAAGGTTTGGGTTTCTTATGTGGACTAACGGCAAATTACCGAATTAACTTTCTTACCCACCAAATGATCATGTGGATGCTTATCAGATTtttagatataattttttttgctgTAGAATGATTAGGCCTTACACGGCATGAATCTGAATTAATTGAACTCCAAATATCGTTTATCCGAATATTGTTATAGCAAAATATTGTTGAAGAAAATGGATCatataacataacatgaaaaatctatttcagaaaaaaaaaaaaattgttatagtgAAATGTTGTTATAGACATTTAATTATCATAAAGTTAAACAAGTAGATATACGCGTTCAGTATGAAAAATCTCATGCAATTTGTCATGTAGGACGCGGTCATCTCACACGATTTGTCATATAGGACACGGTGCTTACTTGTTTAACTTTGCGATACTTTAAGTGTCTATTTATACACAATCAC contains the following coding sequences:
- the LOC129880892 gene encoding uncharacterized protein LOC129880892 encodes the protein MGFLKEDRRTKVLRWVKTLFFLISMLISFLLFSAPILLVIADTLLPSLLLSASISPYSLSFQTLSSYLSDYDFRFSLIDIPLISIVRSVIILCVYSLCDGPRLSRGPYLGIATICSVSSLMFVSLKASYVFAHSSSIDRGGYARAMETALFVCSLALAVAHVVVAYRISCRERRKLLVYKIDIEAVSALKTVSFYRYLKVTPSRKTEIKLKSTESICT